One stretch of Prunus persica cultivar Lovell chromosome G1, Prunus_persica_NCBIv2, whole genome shotgun sequence DNA includes these proteins:
- the LOC18789421 gene encoding putative serine carboxypeptidase-like 23 has product MDSFHNNPGNKFTRQISIFLYKFSSQAWFQYLIFHQKLYQHETFTANTCLLLLSCYQLALLTVSCNANHQINNLNKLIKSRKSGTNPPPDRKSWVGLDDVEDSFSPVYVGPQHGLKEADKIEALPGQPAEGVNFDQYAGYVTVDPRAGRALFYYFVESPHNSSTKPLVLWLNGGPGCSSLGYGAMEELGPFRVSSDNKTLYRNDYAWNKVANVIFLESPAGVGFSYSNTSSDYESVGDKQTAKDSYTFLVNWLERFPQYKTRDFFIAGESYAGHYVPQLAHTVLSQNKINNQTKIINLKGIAIGNPWVDDYDGEMGVYDYLWTHALNSDETHAAIHKHCADFASDKPSDICLKYQLRSERELGDDNIDIYNIYAPLCRKSESKSVSTGSVHHFDPCSSNYVESYLNLVQVQSALHVKATNWSACGNIGWTDSPVSVLPTIKQLTASGISFWIYSGDTDGRVPVTSSRYSINNLKLQLRTSWRPWYSDGEVGGYVIRYKGLTFATVRGAGHMVPSYQPQRALTLISSFLKGKLLPSS; this is encoded by the exons ATGGATTCATTTCATAATAATCCTGGCAATAAATTCACTCGTCAaatctcaatttttttgtataaattctCATCCCAAGCTTGGTTTCAGTACTTAATATTCCACCAAAAATTATATCAACATGAAACTTTCACTGCCAACACATGTTTGCTGCTCCTCTCTTGCTACCAATTAGCCCTGCTCACCGTATCATGCAATGCTAATCACCAAATTAACAACCTCAATAAGTTGATTAAGTCTCGCAAATCTGGGACTAATCCTCCTCCTGATCGTAAATCGTGGGTTGGCTTAGATGATGTAGAGGACTCTTTTTCTCCGGTGTACGTTGGCCCCCAACATGGGTTGAAGGAAGCTGATAAAATTGAAGCTTTGCCAGGTCAACCAGCTGAAGGAGTAAACTTTGATCAATATGCAGGCTACGTTACTGTGGACCCTAGAGCTGGGAGAGCTTTGTTCTACTACTTTGTAGAGTCACCCCATAATTCTTCAACCAAACCTCTAGTGTTATGGTTAAATGGAG GACCAGGATGCTCGTCGCTTGGATATGGAGCCATGGAAGAACTTGGACCGTTCAGGGTCAGCAGTGATAACAAGACGCTATACCGTAATGACTACGCTTGGAACAAGG TGGCAAATGTGATTTTCTTGGAGTCTCCAGCAGGAGTTGGGTTCTCATATTCCAACACATCATCTGACTACGAAAGCGTGGGTGACAAGCAAACGGCAAAGGACTCCTACACATTTCTTGTAAACTGGCTGGAGAGGTTTCCTCAGTATAAAACCAGAGACTTCTTCATCGCTGGAGAGAGCTATGCTGGCCATTATGTGCCTCAACTTGCTCACACCGTTCtctcacaaaacaaaatcaacaatcaaacaaaaattatcaatCTCAAAGGCATTGCa ATTGGGAATCCTTGGGTGGATGATTATGACGGTGAAATGGGAGTTTATGATTACTTGTGGACACATGCTTTGAACTCTGACGAAACTCATGCAGCAATACACAAGCATTGTGCTGACTTTGCTTCCGATAAACCCTCCGACATATGTCTTAAATATCAACTCCGATCAGAGCGCGAACTTGGAGACGATAACATTGACATTTACAACATCTACGCTCCCCTCTGCAGAAAATCAGAATCCAAATCTGTCTCAACTGGTTCC GTTCATCATTTTGATCCATGCTCTAGTAATTATGTGGAGTCGTATCTAAATCTTGTTCAAGTGCAATCAGCTCTTCATGTTAAAGCTACGAATTGGTCAGCTTGCGG TAATATTGGATGGACGGACAGCCCAGTGTCTGTTCTACCCACAATAAAGCAGCTCACAGCCAGTGGGATAAGTTTTTGGATATATAG TGGAGACACTGATGGGAGAGTACCAGTCACATCTTCCAGATACTCCATAAACAACCTTAAGCTGCAGCTCAGGACTTCATGGCGGCCATGGTACTCTGATGGCGAG GTTGGAGGATATGTGATTAGGTACAAAGGGTTGACATTTGCCACAGTGAGGGGAGCTGGGCACATGGTTCCCAGCTATCAACCACAGAGAGCGCTTACCTTGATCTCATCTTTCCTCAAGGGGAAGCTTCTTCCTTCCTCTTAA